The DNA segment CGCCATTTCCTGCTTGAATCTGCAACGCAAATTTTTTTGATCTAATGGAAcctatttatttgaaatcacTAAACGATCCTGAGTAATGAAATATGTCAAAATAGACATATATGGttggaattatttatgaaaatgcaattattacaggaattaattatttatttaccattTTATCCATTCCACGAGGACCCAAGCTGGTACGAATCGCATCGCAAACCGCTGTGAAAGTGAAAAACCATCATCACTATTACTTATGAAAAATAGTATTAGGAGACTGAAAGATGATAAAGAAGAACAAGTGAGTGAATCGACCGGTGTGTGAGTTATGCCCATAAAAGGTAAGAATTGTACTCCAGCACAGAAGCAATATATTTTCCTCCAAATCCCCTAAAAACCCTCGGGCACTGGAAAATACCTTTGGCAGCTAGGATGTTGCTACTACGAATATCTTTTGGTTTTGTTCTGTCCTGGAAAGCTTTTCCATGACTCTGGGTGCGACTCGGCTCGCCGACTTTGCTCAGTGTCGTCATTTTCGCCTCTACGTTCGTTGTACTCAACCTCTGAACATAAAACACAGTTCTTAAACTCAAACTTCTTACACTAACTTCTTGAACTGCAACAAATCTTCATCTTTATGTTGAAAATAGTAAACTTAcggttttataaaattttttaattgtaaaaaattgtctcagAGTCGATCAGCACGAGGTAACCGCAGCGTTGGACATGAAAAACATCAGACAGATCGAGATACTCCTCGATTATCAAATATGGCGGCTGTTTTATTCTCCATCTGGTGGGTTATTTTTTAAGCTCTGGACCATGTCCCGGAGCGAAACGTAAATAaacatatttttggaattgcCGATGGTGCGTTCGACGATATGGATGAGGAGACATTGAACAGGTACTAGTGAACATGAGCACAATTGAGTGAAGGATGAATTTAGTAGTTGGAAGTGCACAACAGATATTggaagtgaaataattttttttaggctAGCTGCTGAGGCCCTGATCGAAGAGGCCAAGGTTGGGGCTCGGAGGGCCGAGATAATGGGCCCCAGTGGCTGGGTGAAACCCAAGGAGACAATCAACAAACGCTTCCTACGATCTACACTCCGAAATGCAATTCTGTCTAACAGGCATCAACAAAGATCGAAGGAGAAACGATGTGAGACGTCCTCTCACAAAGATAGCAGTGCTAAAAATGATGAGAGGTCCAGGAGCAAGAGGAAAGAATAATTCAGGACTTGGAAAATGATTGATCATGACAAGACaagtgtaaaaaattattattcaatcatttatctttctaaaataattttttaataaatcataACAAGTAAAAGTGAAAATCAAAGGCAAGTTTGCATCAAACTCATACCCAActcttttcaataatttcagaaCAATTTTTCCTGCTCATTCGTAAAAATTTAACAAGCACCGAAGTACGATTTCAAAGTACGAAATTCTATATTGCAATCGCCTTACCAGGTTTCAAATGGatcttaaaaaattctcaaaatcaaATGTTCCACTTTTCACTTATAAAAAACGCATatacaattataataattaaaatattttgcatTGATAGGTTGCTCACAACAGTTCAGTTAATTCCTCAATatcttagaatttttttctaaacaaAACAAAGGGAGAAACCAATGGCTTGATTGTCCGGCAAGAGCTGCCATCGTTAGCCCACTTTTTGTGTGAATACAGTCACTGCAACAGTACCTATCCGGGTGCCACTGGctgataagaaaatttatcatGTCCACTGACTATTGCAACTCTTTGTTGCCTAATGACGCATTGACATTGTACCGAGAGCACAATGAACGctcgagaataaaagaaaattctttATCCGAATTTTAACTCAACATAATCATTTAGAGCCATTCTTCTGGTGCTGGGTACTTTTGTAAGCTATCATGAGGCCCTTTATGTCCGCCAGGGCTTTTTCTATTTCCTTCGCGAATCTTCCTGAATCCTGaaagcaaaattaaaaaaaaaaatcagtgaataaCTGATGAGGAGCGAGAAATCTtcttatatttaaaaaatgattttttatgggatATCTTAATTGGGATAGCAATATGGAGagatattttaattatgattTGATTTATGATGTAAAAAATGGCTGTAAATATCATTAGCAAGGCCTACAGTCTTAGGACAACTAGTTTTCTTAGCTATAACGAACCAGACAAGTTTTTTCCCTATCATTACACGAAACTCCACAATGAAAAAGTGGGAATTGAAGAGCGTGAATAACTATGCCGTTTCTTTTATGAACTTAATTGAATCAATATGCAGATATTTTCTACAATGTCTTATGTTGATTGAGGATACAATTTATTCCCATCACCATTCATTAATGATTacgtttttttaaatgaaataaaaattgaaatgcttACAGTTTCAGGTGAACTAGTTTTACTAgaaatatggaagaaaacgaGATCTTCCCCAGCAATGATATAAGACACTCCATATCCATCGTCAGCAACTGGGCCAAAACCTCCCCCAGCGGACAAGCAATTAGGATGTTTCTTCAAGTCTATCTTGGTGGTCTGTCCGTGAGGTGTCTGCGACGTGGACAGCTTCCAGGGTTCACTAAGGACTTCCTTGAGGAATGGAGAGTCGACCTCCAGGTATTTGGACACCACATAAAGGCAGAACAAATGTCTATCGATTCCTTTCCCAATCATGGCATCCTGGTATCCACGTTGATGCTGATTAACTGCATGTCTGAGGAGCTTATGTCTCTCCTCCACACTGGCCGATTTATTCTCCATGGCCTTGACCCAATTGGCAGACTCAATGGTACAGGGACGAACCGTCTCGGTCCTTCCCTCCCTGTACAATCTCGTCATCGATGCCTCATAAGTAAGTGAAAACCTGCCTGCGTCTCGGTAATAAGCAAGCTGCAGCGCCATTTGAATGTATGCATCCGGTGACATTGAGCACTTCTTCATGAAACCCTTTCCATAGTGATCGTGCTGATAAATGCACAGATCTACATCGTTCAACAAATCGTTAGCCCCCTACAAAATCATAAACGTTAATTTATAAATCTGTAGCGAACCTATTcgcaggaaaaataattcgtcaAGGATGCataaactattttttaaaatgaggaCGATTagacttttttctttcaattgaattaagaAAAACATGAGTGGAAAACTCACTTGCACAGCGTCTTCAATCACTTCGTTGCATTCGCTGCTGATCTCCCACTGGAGACGAGACGGCACCAGTTTGAACTCCGGAGTTCCAATGGTATGACCGTCCTCAGTATATCTtcagaaattaaataatagtaagtgaaaatattctaatAGGGGCTAGTTAATGCCAATGTCGATGAGAACAATGTAAGTatgtccattttgccccacccTGTTCCATTGTTATAcagataaaagaaaaatcgttaTGTACAGCATGCACTGGCGTGAAGCAATAGTTCAAGATGAAAGAGTAATATACAATGTGAAAAAGAAATGAGTTAATGAGAGGCTGCGGTGTACATGAGATTACAGTCTATGTAATTTATCTAAATGAAAAAACTCAAAGTGTTCTTTCTAATCGACTGCTAACAGATAACTTTCAACCAGCTTAAATTACCCGGTATCCGTTATAGCAGACCCAATAGCGTTTTCCCACATTGCGCCCATCACTGGTGCGTCCGCCctgaatcaaaaaatcaaCAGAGACAATTAAGCGAAGAAGAAAGCGAAGAAACGTAACTGCAATCAAGAAAGTGCTATAGATCACagtaaattattataaacataAATGACAGATGGGCAGCTTATGCAGAGATAGAACCTCGTAGGAGTTAcgacttttttttctacattttttttctactgattCTGGATTCTTACACATTGTTCAGCGTAACATCCCAATACTGGATGAATTCCCAAAAGTGTGACATCACGGCTGCATCTGCCCTGTTTTTTGCATTTCAacgtaacatttttttaaattatactCTTCGGCATTAATTTCTCATATCTTGGGGGTATTTGTGAGAAGTATGATGGTGGTATCTCGAAACGAGTGAAAATGG comes from the Diachasmimorpha longicaudata isolate KC_UGA_2023 chromosome 11, iyDiaLong2, whole genome shotgun sequence genome and includes:
- the LOC135167496 gene encoding protein POLR1D-like, translated to MDEETLNRLAAEALIEEAKVGARRAEIMGPSGWVKPKETINKRFLRSTLRNAILSNRHQQRSKEKRCETSSHKDSSAKNDERSRSKRKE